From the Callithrix jacchus isolate 240 chromosome 22, calJac240_pri, whole genome shotgun sequence genome, the window GGCCTCCCTGTCCCCATATGAATATGGAAGCTTCTGAAAGCCATATTGGAATATCCCAAAGGCAGTTTAGGGAAGGGCTGTGTCCACTTCATAGGAAAGGGAGATTAGGGCTGGTGAGTGTCCCAGCTAAGCCTCAAGAGGTCCAGAGTGGTCTTAGTGATTCAGCGTCCCCAGGAGCCAGGATCAGACACCAGTGACCAGATCTGGTGATTCAGTGTGGGTAGGGGGGTGGCTAGAGGTTGCAGTGTCCTCCCTGGATGTGGCACTCAGGAGCCTCCCCAGCACAAGCGCTGTGAGGGACATTAGTGCCCTCTGGTGGCTAAAGCCTGAGTCCCACAGTCAGGAGAAGTTGCCAGCGGCTAGAGGGGTCAGGAGATCAGGGCTGCCCCTGTGCATAGTAAAATTGAGGGCTGTGTCTACCCTCTTTTGGTCCCAGAAAGTCATCTCCTCACCCCTATCCATGAATGGCTTGGGACACGGTCCTCCTTGGCACCCTCAGGGATAGGGTCAAGGCAGTGTATAGTGTTAGGCCAGCTGGGAccagcctcctccctctctgATGGCTCAAAAGGTACAGGAGGGCCAAGGGTCCACTTGGAAATCGGACGCCATAGGGCTGGCCCAGGGTGCCCCCTTTCCCGTCAAAGGTCAGCATGGGATCAAGGGTCCTCTTGGTCCTGCAGGGTGGGAGCTCAACTAGGTTTGAAATGTGGTGGAGAGGAAGGCCGTGGGTCATTCTAGGGTCAGGAAGCCAAAGGGCTGAGTAGGACTCTATCCAGGGGTCTGGGGTTCGGCACTTCGAGGGGTATCCCCTCTGGccccctctcccctcttctcaCCAGGCAGAGACGTTGCGTGGCAGGCGGCGATGGCGTGGCTGGTGGCGGCAGTAACACTTGCAGGGACAGGAGTTAAGCACCTGGAAGGGCGGCCAGTGGCGCGCAGCGCCGGTGTTAGCTGATCCAGCCTGAGAGGCCCCGCTGCCACCACCCCCTCCACCGCCGCTGTCAGGCACAGTAGCTGTAGCTCGTTCGCGAGGACCATCTCCAGGCAAGCCATCCTCACGGGTCGTGCCCCGGGCTGCACGGGAACCCTTGTTCCTGCGCGTGCGGGACTTGGGCGCATCCGCGGGCGTGGGCAGCGAGGGCTCAGCCATGGTGGGAGCTGGAGCCAGTGATGGGGCTGGGTCCAGGGCCGGAGTCTGGTCGGCGGCTAAGGCTGGGGGCAGAGCAGGGGCCAGGGTGGGAGCCAGGGCTGATTCTGCGTGGCCCCGGCCTGGGGTGGGAGCCAGGGCTGACTCTGCGTGGCCCGGACCTGGGGTGGGTGAGGGAGCCACCGGCAACGGCGTTGGCTGGAGCGCAGGTGGCTGCGGTGTGGGCGGCGGCGATGCGGCCGGCGGTGTGGGCGGCAGCGCGGGCGGCGGCGTGGGCGGCGGCATTGGTGGTAACTCCTGCAGGCCTGGAGGCCCTGGGCGCACGGGCTTGACTTTGGTGGGTGCCGGAAAGATGAACATAGGCGGCGCCAGCAGGGCAGGTGCCGGCCTCCGGGGCTCGGGAGCTGAGTGCATCTGCCCTGGTGGTGGCGGAGAGGAGGCCCAGGGCCCAGAGAGTGCGGCTGCTGAGGCTGCGCGCCGTCGTGGCGCCCCGACGCCTCCGCCAGCCCCGTTGAAGCGGAAGTGGCTTTCAGGGCCGTCGGGAGCGCTCACCCAGTCGAATTTGGGCTTCGAGCCTGGGAAGGTGGTGTAGGGTGGCGGCGGTGGGGCCCGGGCTTGGGACGCAGGCGCCGAGGGAGGGCCAGAGCACCCTTCGCCGTCTCCATCGCCTCCCTCGGCTTCCTGTGCCCCTCGCGGAACCTCTCCCAAGGGGCGAGCGGCTCCAGGAGGCAGGGGCGCTTGCCTCAGGACCTCAGCGTAAGAGATGGCACCTGAGGCAGCAAAGAAGCCGCCGCCTCCGCCGCCCCGGAGCGAAGCTTTGGCTGCTAAGGAACTCGAGGCTGCCGGAGGGGCTAAAGAGGGCCCGGACTTGAAGGTGACTTTGCACAGCAGGCTCACGCTGGACTCGGAAGCCGCAGGCCGGACCATTTCACCTTCGCCCGCTTGGGGAGGCGTCCCTCCGCGAGCCCTACCGGCCGTCTGGCCCTGGCTGCCGGGCCCAGCCTGGCTTTCTGTGGGGGTCGAGGTGGGTGTGGACAGAGCAGGAGTGATTCTACGGTCTGCGGGCTGCCATTCGGAAAGTAATGGTGGTGGCGGTTTCCACGGCTCCAGGGAAGGTGGAGATTGGGATGGAGCCCTCGGGACAGTGTCCTTCATGGATAGTTGCCGAGgtggtggcggtggcggtggcgaCTTCGGCGGCAGCGAGCGGAGGCTCGGAGGGTCGCCCTGGCCGCGATGGCTTGCCTCCAGCAGGCGGCGGCTCCGGGGCGCTGGAGTGCCCGCGGGCCTTTGCCACTTAGACGGGCCGGGCAGCAAGGTCCCCGCGGGGGCCAGGGATGGTGCTGAGACCGCGGCCGCCTCTTCAGGAGGGGGCATCACTGGAGAGGGCCGTTCTAAGGTGAGGGGCAGGGTCGAGGGTGAGGCCTGGGACTCCCTGGGTACCAGGAGGCGCCGGGTTGTGGAGCTGCCAGGAAACCAGACGCCCAGCCCGCGAGTCAGGCGCATGGCTTGGGAGGTCACCTCGGGCTCCACCAGGGACGTCCGGCGGGAGTCGGGGGTGCGGTCCGAGGCCTGCTCTTTTCGGGAGCCCCCGCCCGCGGACGGCTCCGACTGCATGTTCCCCATTTCTGATGGAGCTCGGAGACTGGTCGGAAAAACTTAGGCCAGTCAGCCTGCCAGGGCCGTGGGGACCCTACGAGGCTGACTGTACTTGGTCCAATGTATCTGCACCGGCCCCGCCCAAGATCCTCTCAGGCCCAAGTTCTTAGGTCGCACTCCTGTTCCCCGACCCTCAACACTCACTCCTTCTTTCTCATGTTCCCAACACTGCTGCAGATACTTCAGTCTCAGCCCCTTTACGTACTAAGGTTTCATGCCTGTCCCCTTGGCTAGTCACGCTGATCCCTCAGTCATCTCCTCTAACTCTCCGACTCCCCGCCTCTCTATGGATCATCTGGGTCCCACCCTCTTCCTAGGCAGCGGCAGACTCTCAGGTCTCACTCCCAAATCTCTTCCCGCTCCAGGTCTATCTACTAGCAAGCATCCACACTCAAGCTCCACCCCTGTCCCCAAGCTCCGTCATGGCCCCGCCTCCGCCCAGAGGAGGCCACTCACCGAGTCCTCCAGCCGACCGGAGTTCAGACGGCGGCCTcctgggcctggggcagggcagggaacaGCCGTAGCAGAAAATAACCGAAAAGAACGGGGGTGCGGGTGAAGGCAAGTGGGCGCGACAGCGAGGACGGACCCCGAGATCTAGGCTCCGCCCCGGGAGCTCGAGGCCCCGCCCTCCTGCCAGCCCACGGGAGCCTGGCCCCTTGCGAATCGGAGTCTTCCCTTGAAATACTCGGaggtcggccgggcgcggtggctcacgcctataatcccagcactttgggaggccgaggtgggcggatcacgaggtcaaaagatcgagaccatcctggtcaacaaggtgaaaccccgtctctactaaaaatacaaaaattagctgggcatggtggtgcgcgcctgtagtcccagctactcgggaggctgaggcaggagaatcgcttgaacccagaaggcggaggttgcggtgagccgagatcgtgccattgcactccagtctgggtaacaacagcgaaactccgtctcaaaaaaaaaaaaaaaaaaaatactcggAGGTCTTCTTCCTCGCCCCCAAGGCCTTCTAGTTCTAAACTCCACCCCTTTAGGTCTTTCTCCTTGGCCCCTCCTCTTTAGAATGCCCCGCCCCTTATTCCCTCCCAAGGCCCCGCCCACGCAAGCACCGACGCGTCGCTCCTCCCCTTTGGACCTCTCCTCTGCCTCGTCCCTAAGGCAATTTACCTCTAGGCTCCGCCTTTTTAAGACCCAGCTACTTCGCCTCCCAAGACCTTTTCCTTCCCCCGGCGTGCCCCGAAGGCCCATCCACCGTGGGCCCGCCCTTTCCGTGACGCACGCACTAGCCCTGGCCTTCAGCATCCAAACCTCTTTATACCCAGGCCCTCCAACCCCACCCCATTGTGAAGGCTCCCCTCTCGCCCCACCCCTTATCGAACCCTGCCTGGCACTCAGCCCCTCCTATTTGGAAGTCACAGCGTAGACCACCGCCTTAGAACCTTGAGACCagtccctgtccctgcccctgtCCCCTCCTCATAGCATTAGGGACCAATGGCGCAGATGGATGGAGAAGTGGGGGATTCCCTCTGGATCTTAAGAAaatgggggctggggggctgcTCTCTGGAGCTAGTGCCGGGCTCTAGGACCCAGCGGGCAAGTAAGCCCGCCTCGCTCTTACCCCTCCCCCAAGCCGCCCCTTCCCCCCCCACCCGTCTTCCAggttccccctccctcccccctcgcCCCGGCTCCCGGTGCCCGTCTCCAGCGCCGCCGGAGCCAGCGAGGGAGCCGGAacgaaaaggaggaggaggaggccgcATCGCCGCCGCTCGGAGCCCGGCCGGAGCCTCGCAGGCAGGTGCCGAGGGGGGCGAGGCGGCGGGGGCTGACAGACTGCCTGGCCCGATGAGGGGGCGGCCAGGACCGCGCTGCGCCTTCTGCCCACCCAGGCGCCCCTCAGGCCCTGGCTGGGAGGACTAGGGAGTGGGAATCCCCCCAAACTGTGCGACAGCCATTCAGGATACCGGTCTTCATTTGGGGGGTCTGGACTTTCTCCAAGGATGCCCCATTCACAAAATTCCGTCCTGGACCCTCACCATGAGGAACGCTAAGGACCACTCCCCCCGGGCAACACAGGATGTGTGGGGAGGGTAGGACACCCTGAAATTCCAGTGCCTTATTCCAGCTAGGCCCTGGGGGGACCCCCGCCCTCATTCCCTGCTTCACCTGTTGTCGGGGGAGGCGGGCGGACAAAGGAAGCAGCGTCACGTGACTGCTCATTCACAAAAATCCCATCCCATTGAGAAAAGGGGGCCGGGGGCGCTGCGGCCGCCCCTTCCCCTCCCGAAGGGCCAGGGAAACCCAGCAGCCtgcaggtgggggagggggctAGAGCTCACCCGGGTCCCTAAGGTTGGGACGCCAAGGTCCCTGTGCTGGGTGGCAGTGAGGGGCTGGACGCTGATCCCGATTACTG encodes:
- the GGN gene encoding gametogenetin isoform X1, which translates into the protein MGNMQSEPSAGGGSRKEQASDRTPDSRRTSLVEPEVTSQAMRLTRGLGVWFPGSSTTRRLLVPRESQASPSTLPLTLERPSPVMPPPEEAAAVSAPSLAPAGTLLPGPSKWQRPAGTPAPRSRRLLEASHRGQGDPPSLRSLPPKSPPPPPPPRQLSMKDTVPRAPSQSPPSLEPWKPPPPLLSEWQPADRRITPALSTPTSTPTESQAGPGSQGQTAGRARGGTPPQAGEGEMVRPAASESSVSLLCKVTFKSGPSLAPPAASSSLAAKASLRGGGGGGFFAASGAISYAEVLRQAPLPPGAARPLGEVPRGAQEAEGGDGDGEGCSGPPSAPASQARAPPPPPYTTFPGSKPKFDWVSAPDGPESHFRFNGAGGGVGAPRRRAASAAALSGPWASSPPPPGQMHSAPEPRRPAPALLAPPMFIFPAPTKVKPVRPGPPGLQELPPMPPPTPPPALPPTPPAASPPPTPQPPALQPTPLPVAPSPTPGPGHAESALAPTPGRGHAESALAPTLAPALPPALAADQTPALDPAPSLAPAPTMAEPSLPTPADAPKSRTRRNKGSRAARGTTREDGLPGDGPRERATATVPDSGGGGGGGSGASQAGSANTGAARHWPPFQVLNSCPCKCYCRHQPRHRRLPRNVSAWLSTPTNHLSKPPWVATIKLAGSLVAELQHYDLQTTHSN
- the GGN gene encoding gametogenetin isoform X2, which encodes MPPPEEAAAVSAPSLAPAGTLLPGPSKWQRPAGTPAPRSRRLLEASHRGQGDPPSLRSLPPKSPPPPPPPRQLSMKDTVPRAPSQSPPSLEPWKPPPPLLSEWQPADRRITPALSTPTSTPTESQAGPGSQGQTAGRARGGTPPQAGEGEMVRPAASESSVSLLCKVTFKSGPSLAPPAASSSLAAKASLRGGGGGGFFAASGAISYAEVLRQAPLPPGAARPLGEVPRGAQEAEGGDGDGEGCSGPPSAPASQARAPPPPPYTTFPGSKPKFDWVSAPDGPESHFRFNGAGGGVGAPRRRAASAAALSGPWASSPPPPGQMHSAPEPRRPAPALLAPPMFIFPAPTKVKPVRPGPPGLQELPPMPPPTPPPALPPTPPAASPPPTPQPPALQPTPLPVAPSPTPGPGHAESALAPTPGRGHAESALAPTLAPALPPALAADQTPALDPAPSLAPAPTMAEPSLPTPADAPKSRTRRNKGSRAARGTTREDGLPGDGPRERATATVPDSGGGGGGGSGASQAGSANTGAARHWPPFQVLNSCPCKCYCRHQPRHRRLPRNVSAWLSTPTNHLSKPPWVATIKLAGSLVAELQHYDLQTTHSN